The DNA sequence AACACGCATGAAGTCGACACCGCGCAACATGTGCATCATGCGGTTTATTTGCATTGGATCGAGCAGGCTTATTTCGATGCGTTGCGCGCGGCCGGGCATCCCCTCGAGCGAGCGCGACATTACGGTTGGCGTGTGTTGCAAGGCGGGCATGAGATCGAATATTTCGAGCCGGCTTTTGATAATGACAACATCAAAATCGTGAGTTGGATTTGTGAGTTGGGCAAAGTGCGTGGCGCGTGGTGGCATGAGATCTATAATGCCGACACCGGCAAGCTGCTCGCGCGCGATTATTCACTTGGCGTGTTTGTCGGCGACTCCGGCAAGTTGATTGAGCCGCCGCAAAATGTGATTGATGACGTGTTGCGCGGAAGCGCCTCACGGTCTGACTAACATACGTTCAAATCGAGGAAAGGAAATCATGACGACAACGTGTCGACGCAGAGTTTCGCGTTGTTTCTGCGCTGCGGTTTTTGGCTTCGCTGCGGCGCTCGCGGCGCAAACGAATGCGCCTTTTGTTCAACAGCCTCTCAATCAAGACAGTCACAATACGCTTTTGCGATCCGGCCCCATGGCAGGTTATGCCGAAATGACGGAAGCGTCTTTGTGGGTGCAAACCACGCGGCCCGCAGACGTGCAGTTTCGCTATTGGGTCGAAGGCCAACCGCAAACCTCGGCATTGAGCGAGTTGGTGAAAACGACGAAAGCAGGCGATTACGTCGCGCAGGTGATTTTGAGTTTGCTCGAACCGGGCACGAAGTACAATTATGAACTGTATATCGACGGCAAACTCGCGCCCCGGCCGTATCGCCTCGCCTTTCAGACGCAATCCTTTTGGCAATGGCGCACGGATCCACCGGCCTTCACTGTGATGTTCGGCTCGTGCGCGTATGTCAATCAGGAGAGTCATGATCGCCCTGGAAAACCCTACGGCAGTGATCATGAAATTTTTACGGCGATGGCTGCCAAGCAGCCGGATCTCATGCTCTGGCTGGGTGACAATGTTTATTACCGCGAACCGGATTTCTTCTCTGTTGCGCAAATGAAGGCGCGCTATGCGCACACGCGCGCCTTGCCGGAAATGCAGGCATTGCTTGCGGCCACGCAAAACTACGCGATTTGGGATGATCATGACTACGGCCCGAACGATGCGGATTGGACCTATCGCATGAAACAGCCGGCGCTGGAAATCTTCAAGTCATATTGGGTCAATCCTGCTTACGGCCATGATGACGTTCGCGGCGTGTTCTTCAATTTCACCTGGAATGATATCGAATTTTTCATGCTGGATAATCGCTATCATCGCTCGCCCAATTACTCACGCGATTCCCTGCGCGTCATGTTCGGCGCGGCGCAGATGCGCTGGCTGAAAGATGCGTTGACCGCCAGCCGCGCGCCTTTCAAGATGATCGTTGCCGGCAATCAAATGCTCAATCCCATGTCACCCGGAGAATCGTTTACCAAGTTTCCGTATGAGCAGCAAGAATTTCTGCAATGGTTGCAAACACAGAAAGTCTACGGCGTGGTCTTTCTCTCCGGCGACCGGCACATCACGGAGTTGATCAAAATTCAGCCCGAAGGTTTTTATCCCCTGTATGATTACACGAATTCCTCGCTGACTGCCGGTACTTATAAAGCCGATCGAGATGCCAACAATCCTGCGCGCGTGACCGGAACATTGTTCGACAACCAGCACAACTTCGGGCTGTTGCGTTTCGAAGGCCCGCGCACCGACCGCAAATTGACGATGGAATGCTATGATAAAACCGGCAAGCTGGCGTGGAAACACGAAGTGAAAGCGAGCGAATTGCGGGTGAAGTAGATGCGGTAAACGACGCACTCCTCGTAAAATTTGATGAGGAAAAGCGGCATTTGTTGCCGTTCTGCTGCGGCCTGGCCGCAGCATTAACAGTTTAAAACAGATTGAGCAGGTTTGACAAAAATTTTTGCTGCGAGGATGTGTTAATCGACCGCTCTAAAAAGACTGACGTCATTTATTTCTGTATTGATGTGCTCAAATCTCGGGAGTGAGGATGAAAACCTTCTATTTGATTTTTATCATTTGCGTGAGTCTAGCTATGACTGCCTGCCAAACGCCGGAACCACCGGCGGAAAAGATTTATACCAACGCCACGATCTGGACCGGCATTGCAAATGCCTCACGCGCAGAGGCGCTTGCCGTTCGCAACGGAGAAATTTTGGCGGTGGGTTCCATACAAGAAATCGACAAGTATCGCGGTGACAACACGACTGTCATTGATCTCGGCGGTAAGCTGGTGGCGCCGGGTTTCATCGACAACCACACGCATTTCATGAGCGGCGGCTTTCAGCTTGCCAGCGTTGATTTGCGCGACGCCAAATCGCCGCAGGAGTTCGCGCAGCGCATCGCTGATTTTGCCAAGAATCTCCCCGAGGGCCAATGGATCACGGGCGGCGATTGGGATCACGAAACCTGGGGCGGCGAGCTGCCGAGGCGCGAGTGGATCGATCAAGTTACGCCGAATCATCCCGTGTTCGTCAATCGCCTCGACGGACACATGGCGTTGGCGAATTCGAAGGCATTGGCATTGGCGCAGATCGATCGCAACACGCCGGATCCTGCCGGCGGCACGATCGTGCGCGACGCCGTAACCGGCGAGGCCACCGGCGTTCTCAAAGACGAAGCCATGTCCCCGGTTTATCGCGTGATACCTGATCCCACCGAAGCGCAATATGATGAAGCATTGGCACGCGCCATGGCGCATGCCGCTGCGCATGGCGTAACGCAAGTGCACGACATGGGCAGTTTCGGCGGCTGGGCAGATTTGGCCACATATCGCCGCGCGCACGAAAAAGGCGAATTGACTCTGCGCATTTATTCCTGTGTGCCGCTCGGCACCTGGCCGCGCCTCGCGGAATATGTGAAAGCAAACGGCCGCGGCGATGATTGGCTGCGCTGGGGCGGCTTGAAAGGATTTGTGGATGGCTCGCTCGGCTCGACTACCGCGTGGTTTTATCAACCTTACGATGATGCGCCTGAGACTTCGGGATTGTTGACCACCGACACGACGGCGCTGCACGATTGGATCATCGCGGCGGATTCTGCGGGTTTGCATGTTGTTGTGCACGCCATTGGCGATCGCGCCAATGATTGGCTGCTGGATGTTTTTGCAGAAGCAACGCAAACCAACGGTGCTCGCGACCGCCGCTTCCGCATCGAGCATGCCCAGCATCTTACGCCTGCTGCGATTGCGCGCTTTGGCGCGATGAACGTAATTCCTTCGATGCAACCCTATCATGCCATCGACGACGGCCGCTGGGCGGAAAAGCGCATTGGCGCCGAGCGCATCAAAACAACCTATGCCTTTCGGTCATTGCTCGACGCTAACGCGCGCCTGACTTTTGGCTCGGATTGGACCGTCGCGCCGCTGCCGCCGTTGTTGGGAATTTATTCGGCAGTTACCCGCCGCACGCTTGACGGCGCAAATCCCGAAGGCTGGGTGCCTCAGGAAAAAATTTCAGTGGAGGAAGCATTGCGTTGCTACACCGCGAACAATGCCTTTGCCGGTTTTCAAGAAACCAAGCTCGGCACGCTTGAGCCCGGAAAATTCGCGGATTTCGTTGTGCTCTCTGAAGATATTTTTGCCATCGATCCGGTGAACATTCCGGAGGTGAACGTCTTGCGCACGGTGGTGGGCGGGCGCGAGAGTTTTGTGAGGCCGTAGCTTTAATAATATCCGTTCAGTTGAAAGCTTGATATTTGATTTTACCCGGTTAATCTGTGTCCGCCCACAAATAACGAGACCGCTCGGGCGGTTGTGTTTTCAGGCAAACACTATTATGTCAATCCTTGGACTTATCCTCCTCGCGGTCGCCGCGCTTTTGTTCATCGTTTCCGCCTCGCACAAGCGCAAGCTCGGGTTGATACGGCTCACGGAAACGTCAACGATAGCCGAGTTGCGGGCGCTGGCAGAAACAGGCGACGAACATGCTTTGCACACGCCGGTTGAAGTCAAGGGAACCGTCGTTTGTGATGAACCGTTGTTAGCCGAGTTGTCGGAAACGGCGTGTGTTTATTATGCGATGAAAGTCGAATGGGAATTTGAAGAAATCTTCTACGAGGATGACGAGAGAACAAAAGTCAGTCATTCCCGTGAAGGCTCTGAAGTGTTGGCGCAGGAAAAACGCCTGGCGCCGTTTTGGGTGGAAGATTATACCGGACGCATTCTCGTCGATCCCGAAGGCGCGGAAATCATTGCCGAGAAAACCCTCTCACGCATTGAAACCGATGAAGGCGCGCCGGATTCGGTGATCACGATGGGCGCGTTTGCGATGGATGCGCCCTGGCTCACCAGTCTGGAGGAAAGACAGCCGCGCGAGTATCATTTTGAGGAAGAAGCGATTCCGCTGGGCGCAGAAGTTTATGTTCTCGGCGAAGCGGCCATGCACAACGGCGAATTGGTAATACAAAAGTCTGCTCGCGGCGGAAAATTTTTGATTAGCGTCAAGCGAGAAGAAGAACTGATGTCCGGCGCCAAGCAATCAATGCTTATGTGGCGGCTCGGCGCGTGGCTCTGCGGGTTATTGGGTTTGGCGGCGATTTTCTTCGGCTCGACTTGTTTTTCTTAACCCGGCAAGCTGCAAACAAAAAGACGAGCCAAAAGATATGCAAGCCACTGATGAACACGGATTCGCACGGATAAGCAGAAGACAAAACAGTTGAACCCGGTTTCTCTTTTGCAAAGTGAAGGCTTTCGCTAGTTTGGCTTTTGAGAGTTCAATATGCCGCTAATTCGATGAAATATACTTTTAAGTATCATACTTCAAAGCATGCTTCTGTTTGTTAGATCAAGTGAGGAGGAAGTCTATGTCGTTTCGACGCCTGTTTGTGATCTTGTTGTTGCTCTCCGCATGTTCCCCCAAAACCGAATACGATCTTATCATCCGCAACGCTATGATTTACGACGGCAGCGGCGCTGCGCCGGCCGCCGGCGCGATTGCCATCAACGCGGATACCATTGCCGCCGCCGGCAAGCTCGAGAATGCCGTGGGCAAGCAGGAAATTGACGCGCAAGGCCTGGCAGTCGCGCCGGGCTTCATCAACATGTTGAGCTGGGCCACAGTGAGCTTGATCGAAGACGGCCGCTCGCAAAGCGACATTCGCCAGGGCGTTACGCTCGAAGTTTTTGGTGAAGGCTGGTCCATGGGGCCACTCGATGAAAAAATGAAACAGGAAGAAAAAGCCCAGCAAGGCGATATCAAATACGATATTCCCTGGACGACGCTGGGTGAATATCTTGATTATCTCGCCGCGCGCGGCATCTCGACGAATATCGCCTCGTTTGTCGGCGCAACCACCGTGCGCATTCACGAAGTCGGTTATGACAACCGCCCGCCCACGCCGGAAGAATTGGAGCGAATGAAGGCCCTGGTGCGGCAGGCGATGGAAGAAGGCGCACTCGGTGTCGGTTCTTCGTTGATTTATGCGCCCGCATTTTACGCCAAAACCGATGAGCTGATTGAATTGTGTAAAGTCGCAGCCGAACATGGCGGTATGTACATCTCGCATATACGCAGCGAGGGCAATCGCCTGCTCGAATCGGTTGATGAGTTGATCGAGATCGCGCGCGCCGCAAACATTCCGGCAGAGATTTATCATTTGAAAGCCGCCGGCCGCACGAATTGGCACAAGATGGATGAAGTGATTGCCAGAATCGAATCCGCGCGCGCAGCGGGCTTGCAAATTACGGCGGATATGTACACGTACACCGCCGGCGCCACCGGACTTGACGCTGCGATGCCGCCGTGGGTGCAAGAAGGCGGCTACCAAGCCTGGGTGCAGCGCCTGCAAGATTCCGCGATTCGCAAGCGCGTGATCAAAGAAATGACGGAACCGACGGATGAATGGGAAAATCTTTTCCTGCATGCCGGCCCGGAAAACGTTTTACTGGTCGGCTTCAAATCGGATTCATTAAAATATCTCACCGGCAAATCGCTGGCGGAAGTCGCGAGCATGCGCAATTCCACCCCGCCGGAAACGGCAATTGATTTGGTGATCCAGGACGGCAGCCGCGTCGAATCCGTTTATTTTCTCATGTCGGAAGACAATATCAAAAAGCAAATCGCATTGCCCTGGGTGAGCTTTGATTCTGATGCCGCCTCGCAAGCGCCGGAAGGCAATTTCCTGAAATCGAGCGTGCATCCGCGCGCGTACGGCAACTTTGCGCGCCTGCTGGGCAAATATGTTCGCGAGGAAAAAGTCATTTCGTTGCAAGAGGCGATCCGCCGGTTGACCACATTGCCCGCAGGCAATCTCAAAATCAAAAAACGCGGCAGCCTCGCGCCCGGTTATTTTGCGGATGTCGTCGTCTTCGATCCGGCCACGATTCAAGATCACGCGACTTTTGAAAATCCCCAGCAATATGCCACCGGCGTGCAGCATGTTTTTGTGAATGGCGAACAGGTTCTCAAAGACGGCGAGCACACCGGCGCGAAGCCGGGACGAGTGGTGCGGGGGCCGGGAACAGAGTTTTAAAAAAATCAGCTCACAAAATTGAAATCCCACAGAAAAGGCTTTTTTCTGTGGGATTTCCACTTCTGTGGGCAAGGCTTTTAAAGCTGTTTGAAAAATTGTATAACGGAAGATTCGGCAAAAAGCATGATTGATAAGAACCATCATGTCCACCTATCGCACACTTTTTGAAATCGGCAAAGCCCTGGTGGCGGAAACCGATCTCAATGCGCTGCTGCCCATTTTGATGGACAAAGTCATTGAGCAGACCGGAGCCGAGCGCGGCATGATTACCGTGCTCGGCGATAACGGCGAGCTGTTGTTCGAAACGGCGCGGCATCTTGATAAGAAAGATCTGGCGAAACCGGAATTCGAGATCAGCCGCACCATCATTCAATCCGTGCTGAAAAGCGGCGAATACGTGGTAATCAAGAATGCGCTGGATGATCCGCTTTTCACCGCCAGCGCCAGCATCTCGCGGCTGCAGTTGCTTTCCGTGGCGTGTGCGCCGCTGCGCGATGCGGATAAAAGCTTTGGTGTGATCTACATCGACAATCGTGATATCTCCGGCGTGTTTGAGGAGGACACCGGCCGGTTGCTGAACGAATTCGCGGAGCTGATCGCGGTTTCCGTGAAAAGTTTACTGGAGAGGCGGCGGGCGCAATCCGAGGCGGCGCAAAAAGATGTCAAGCTGCGCCGGCAGGTCGAACGCCTGCGGCAACTGGAAGAACAGTTGGCGCAAAGCGAAGGCTATGACGAGCTGAAAGGCCTGAAGAGCTTAGCCATGCTGGAAGTCGTCAATCAAATCGAAAAAGTGGCGCGCACCGATTCGCCCGTGCTGATCATCGGCGAAACCGGCAGCGGCAAGGAATTGATCGCGCGCGAGCTTCATCGCAAAAGCCTGCGTCGGGAGCAGCCGTTCATCCCGCTGAATTGTGCGGCGCTGCCGGATGAGAATTTGCTGATCTCCGAGCTTTTTGGCCACACCAAAGGCGCATTTACCGGCGCGGACAAGGAGAAAGCCGGCGTCTTCGAAATGGCGGACGGGGGCACGATTTTTCTCGATGAAATCGCCAAAACCAGCCTGGCGTTTCAAACGAAACTGCTGCGCGTTTTGGAGTCCGGCGAGTTCAGCCGCTTGGGCGAAATGAAAATTCGCAAAACCGATGTGCGCTTGCTTTCTGCCGCCAATCCGGATTTGCCGGAGTTGATCAAGAAAGGCGGA is a window from the Cytophagia bacterium CHB2 genome containing:
- a CDS encoding amidohydrolase, translating into MTACQTPEPPAEKIYTNATIWTGIANASRAEALAVRNGEILAVGSIQEIDKYRGDNTTVIDLGGKLVAPGFIDNHTHFMSGGFQLASVDLRDAKSPQEFAQRIADFAKNLPEGQWITGGDWDHETWGGELPRREWIDQVTPNHPVFVNRLDGHMALANSKALALAQIDRNTPDPAGGTIVRDAVTGEATGVLKDEAMSPVYRVIPDPTEAQYDEALARAMAHAAAHGVTQVHDMGSFGGWADLATYRRAHEKGELTLRIYSCVPLGTWPRLAEYVKANGRGDDWLRWGGLKGFVDGSLGSTTAWFYQPYDDAPETSGLLTTDTTALHDWIIAADSAGLHVVVHAIGDRANDWLLDVFAEATQTNGARDRRFRIEHAQHLTPAAIARFGAMNVIPSMQPYHAIDDGRWAEKRIGAERIKTTYAFRSLLDANARLTFGSDWTVAPLPPLLGIYSAVTRRTLDGANPEGWVPQEKISVEEALRCYTANNAFAGFQETKLGTLEPGKFADFVVLSEDIFAIDPVNIPEVNVLRTVVGGRESFVRP
- a CDS encoding GAF domain-containing protein codes for the protein MSTYRTLFEIGKALVAETDLNALLPILMDKVIEQTGAERGMITVLGDNGELLFETARHLDKKDLAKPEFEISRTIIQSVLKSGEYVVIKNALDDPLFTASASISRLQLLSVACAPLRDADKSFGVIYIDNRDISGVFEEDTGRLLNEFAELIAVSVKSLLERRRAQSEAAQKDVKLRRQVERLRQLEEQLAQSEGYDELKGLKSLAMLEVVNQIEKVARTDSPVLIIGETGSGKELIARELHRKSLRREQPFIPLNCAALPDENLLISELFGHTKGAFTGADKEKAGVFEMADGGTIFLDEIAKTSLAFQTKLLRVLESGEFSRLGEMKIRKTDVRLLSAANPDLPELIKKGGFYPDLYYRLEGFVIRVPALRERREDIPEIAAHFLEKFAAEHKRKIAGFSAEANAGLLRYHWPGNVRELRNAINRAVILAEQESIEITDLPLSLSDAPGDPKPNLAEPNFNAAKQQAIEAFEREFIGRLLTATNGNISEAARRAGMYKKNLIDKMKQYGIKREDFV
- a CDS encoding D-aminoacylase yields the protein MSFRRLFVILLLLSACSPKTEYDLIIRNAMIYDGSGAAPAAGAIAINADTIAAAGKLENAVGKQEIDAQGLAVAPGFINMLSWATVSLIEDGRSQSDIRQGVTLEVFGEGWSMGPLDEKMKQEEKAQQGDIKYDIPWTTLGEYLDYLAARGISTNIASFVGATTVRIHEVGYDNRPPTPEELERMKALVRQAMEEGALGVGSSLIYAPAFYAKTDELIELCKVAAEHGGMYISHIRSEGNRLLESVDELIEIARAANIPAEIYHLKAAGRTNWHKMDEVIARIESARAAGLQITADMYTYTAGATGLDAAMPPWVQEGGYQAWVQRLQDSAIRKRVIKEMTEPTDEWENLFLHAGPENVLLVGFKSDSLKYLTGKSLAEVASMRNSTPPETAIDLVIQDGSRVESVYFLMSEDNIKKQIALPWVSFDSDAASQAPEGNFLKSSVHPRAYGNFARLLGKYVREEKVISLQEAIRRLTTLPAGNLKIKKRGSLAPGYFADVVVFDPATIQDHATFENPQQYATGVQHVFVNGEQVLKDGEHTGAKPGRVVRGPGTEF
- a CDS encoding alkaline phosphatase family protein, producing the protein MTCCAEAPHGLTNIRSNRGKEIMTTTCRRRVSRCFCAAVFGFAAALAAQTNAPFVQQPLNQDSHNTLLRSGPMAGYAEMTEASLWVQTTRPADVQFRYWVEGQPQTSALSELVKTTKAGDYVAQVILSLLEPGTKYNYELYIDGKLAPRPYRLAFQTQSFWQWRTDPPAFTVMFGSCAYVNQESHDRPGKPYGSDHEIFTAMAAKQPDLMLWLGDNVYYREPDFFSVAQMKARYAHTRALPEMQALLAATQNYAIWDDHDYGPNDADWTYRMKQPALEIFKSYWVNPAYGHDDVRGVFFNFTWNDIEFFMLDNRYHRSPNYSRDSLRVMFGAAQMRWLKDALTASRAPFKMIVAGNQMLNPMSPGESFTKFPYEQQEFLQWLQTQKVYGVVFLSGDRHITELIKIQPEGFYPLYDYTNSSLTAGTYKADRDANNPARVTGTLFDNQHNFGLLRFEGPRTDRKLTMECYDKTGKLAWKHEVKASELRVK